A window of Patagioenas fasciata isolate bPatFas1 chromosome 5, bPatFas1.hap1, whole genome shotgun sequence contains these coding sequences:
- the RAPSN gene encoding 43 kDa receptor-associated protein of the synapse isoform X3 — protein sequence MLCSLRCTSFLLPLEFAVVQIDTARELEDPDYLTESYLNLARSNEKLCEFQKTISYCKTCLNMQGTTVSLQLNGQVSLSMGNAFLGLSIFQKALECFEKALRYAHNNDDKMLECRVCCSLGNFYAQIKDYEKALFFPCKAAELVNDYGKGWSLKYRAMSQYHMAVAYRKLGRLADAMDCCEESMKIALQHGDRPLQALCLLCFADIHRSRKDVQTAFPRYDSSMSIMTEIGNRLGLVQVLLGMTKCWMIRKELDKALESIEKAQELAEGLGNKLGLLKLHCLCERIYRTKGQQQELRDHVVKFHECVEEMELYCGMCGESIGEKNNQLQALPCSHFFHLKCLQTNGTRGCPNCRRLSVKPGYV from the exons TTTGCAGTAGTACAGATTGACACAGCACGGGAGCTGGAAGACCCAGATTACCTTACAGAGAGCTACCTAAACTTGGCTCGCAGCAATGAGAAACTTTGTGAATTCCAGAAAACAATCTCGTACTGTAAGACATGCCTGAACATGCAGGGTACGACTGTGAGCCTGCAGCTGAACGGCCAGGTGAGCCTCAGCATGGGCAATGCCTTCCTGGGCCTCAGCATTTTCCAGAAGGCTTTGGAGTGCTTTGAGAAAGCTTTACGCTATGCACACAACAACGATGACAAGATGCTGGAGTGTCGAGTCTGCTGCAGCCTCGGGAACTTCTACGCCCAGATAAAG GACTACGAGAAAGCCTTATTCTTCCCATGTAAAGCAGCTGAGCTGGTGAATGATTACGGAAAGGGCTGGAGCTTGAAGTACCGTGCAATGAGCCAGTATCATATGGCAGTGGCCTATCGGAAGCTGGGGCGCTTGGCAGATGCCATGGACTGCTGTGAG GAGTCCATGAAGATTGCACTGCAGCATGGTGACCGGCCTCTGCAAGCGCTGTGTTTGCTGTGCTTTGCAGATATCCATCGGAGTCGCAAAGACGTGCAG ACAGCCTTTCCTCGATATGATTCCTCCATGAGCATCATGACAGAGATTGGAAACCGCCTGGGCCTGGTCCAGGTGCTGCTAGGAATGACTAAGTGCTGGATGATCCGGAAGGAGCTGGACAAG GCTCTGGAAAGCATTGAAAAGGcacaggagctggcagagggACTAGGGAACAAG CTTGGCCTGCTGAAGCTCCACTGCCTGTGTGAAAGGATCTATCGCACAAAGGGGCAGCAGCAAGAATTGCGTGACCATGTTGTGAAGTTCCATGAATGCGTGGAGGAGATGGAGCTGTACTGTGGCATGTGTGGAGAGTCCATCGGGGAGAAGAACAACCAGCTCCAGGCGCTGCCTTGCTCCCACTTCTTCCACTTAAA GTGCCTCCAGACCAACGGGACCCGGGGCTGCCCCAACTGCCGCCGTTTGTCAGTGAAGCCCGGCTACGTCTGA